The Candidatus Binatia bacterium DNA segment AGCTTCTCGTTGCGATCGTCCAGCTCTGTGCGCCAGCCCGCGGCGCCGAGCTCTTCGGCGACCCGCCGGGCGTAGTCTTTCTGCACGTCGGTCACGGTCAGAACTTTGATCTGCACCGGCGCCAGCCAGAGCGGAAACGCGCCGCCGCAGTGCTCGATCAGGATGCCCATGAAGCGCTCGATCGAGCCTAAAATGGCGCGGTGAATCATGACCGGCCTTTTTTCCCCGCCGTCCGGCGCGATGTAACTCAGATCGAATCTCTCCGGCATGGCGAAATCGAGCTGGATGGTCGCCAACTGCCAGCCGCGTCTCAGCGCGTCGAACACCTCGAAGTCGATCTTCGGACCGTAAAACGCGCCGTCGCCCGGATTGATTTTGTGCTCGATGCCTTCGCGCTTGAGCGACTGGGCCAGGGCGTCTTCGGCGTGCGCCCAGGCGTCGAGGCTGCCCATGTACTTTTCCGGCCGCGTCGAAAGCTTGACCTGCATGTCGGTGAATTGAAAGGCGCGGTAGACCTCGCGGAGCATTTTTAACAGATCGGTCATCTCCGTCTCGATTTGATCGGGGGCGCAGAAGATATGCGCGTCGTCTTGGGAAAACGAGCGCACGCGGGTCAGGCCCGAGGTGACGCCGGATTTCTCATAGCGGTGCAGCCGGCCGAAATCCGCGTAACGGAGCGGCAGATCCCGGTAAGAACGTTTCTTTGAGCCATAGATGAAAGTATGGCCCGGACAGTTCATCGGTTTGACGCCGAACTCCCGGTCTTCGATCCGGGTAAAATACATGTTCTCGCGGAAGTGGTCGTAGTGGCCCGAGCGGCGCCACAGCTCGACGTCGAAGATCTGCGGCGTGATCACCTCTTGATAGCCGTAGCGGCCGTAGAGGCGGCGCATGTACGAGATCAACTCGTTGTAAACCGCGGCGCCCTTGGGGTGAAAAAACGGGCTCGCCGGCGCGATCGGATGAAAACTGAAGAGATCCAGCTCTCGTCCGAGACGGCGGTGATCCCGGTTCTTGGCTTCTTCCAAAAGTTTGAGATGCCGGTCGAGCGCCTCTCTCGTCGGCCACGAAGTGCCGTAGATCCGCTGCAGCATCTCGTTCTTCTCGTCGCCGCGCCAATAAGCGCCGGCGACGCTGGTGAGCTTGAACGCGCGAATCTTCCCGGTGGACGGAACGTGCGGACCGCGGCAGAGATCGACCCATTCTCCCTGGCGGTAGAGCGAGACCGTTTCGTCCGGAATCTCCCGCAGAATCTCGACCTTGTAGTCCTCGCCCATCCGGCGGAACATCTCGATGGCTGCTGCGCGCGGCATCTCTTCGCGCGTAACTTTCTGATCCTTGGCCGCCAGCTCGCGCATTTTATTTTCGATCTGCTCAATCTCTTCCGGGACGAATGACTTATCGCGCTTGAAGTCGTAGTAGAAGCCGTGCTCGATCGTCGGGCCGATCGTCACCTGCGTGCCGGGAAACAGCGCCTGCACCGCCTGTGCCATCAGGTGAGCAGTCGAATGGCGGAGGATGTCGATCCCCTCAGGGCTATCGACACGGATCCAATCCAAAGAGCAGTCGCCGCTGATCGCGCACTCCAGATCGACCGGCTTGCCGTCGAGCTTCGCCGCAACGACATCGCCGTTGACGCCGAGAGAAGAAGCTAATTCCTGTATCCTGGTCCCGGAGCTGACTTCCGTCGTTCTGCCCTCCGGCAACTTGATTTGAACGTTGGCCATATTGATAGCAATCAGCGATCAGCTCTCAGCAATAACTGGAAGCTGACGGCTGAAAGCTGACAGCTTAAAATGGTAGGCACGGGCGGGATTGAACCGCCGACCTCTTCCGTGTCAAGGAAGCGCTCTCCCACTGAGCTACGTGCCTACAAATATTAAAGGATGAAGGCGACAAGGCCGCAGGATGGAATCTCGCGCCATCCTTTATGCCTCATCCTTCATCCTTTAGTTACTACAAACGTCTGATTTTCCTACCAATTTTTCCTGCGACTGTCAACCAAGCAGCTCACGATGCGACCCGATTCTGGAGCCAGAGAAGCCCGCGATAGAGGTACTGAACGCCGGAGAACACGGTCGCTGCGGCGGTAACATAAAACAACACGTCGTCCATCCAGGGCTCGAGCAGCCGGGAGTTGGCGAGCATCGCCAGGACGACGACGACGGTGATGAGCTGGGAAACCGTGCTGAGCTTGCCGCTCATCGTGGGCTGTACTTCCGGCGCCTCCTCGGCCAAAAACGTGA contains these protein-coding regions:
- the thrS gene encoding threonine--tRNA ligase, translating into MANVQIKLPEGRTTEVSSGTRIQELASSLGVNGDVVAAKLDGKPVDLECAISGDCSLDWIRVDSPEGIDILRHSTAHLMAQAVQALFPGTQVTIGPTIEHGFYYDFKRDKSFVPEEIEQIENKMRELAAKDQKVTREEMPRAAAIEMFRRMGEDYKVEILREIPDETVSLYRQGEWVDLCRGPHVPSTGKIRAFKLTSVAGAYWRGDEKNEMLQRIYGTSWPTREALDRHLKLLEEAKNRDHRRLGRELDLFSFHPIAPASPFFHPKGAAVYNELISYMRRLYGRYGYQEVITPQIFDVELWRRSGHYDHFRENMYFTRIEDREFGVKPMNCPGHTFIYGSKKRSYRDLPLRYADFGRLHRYEKSGVTSGLTRVRSFSQDDAHIFCAPDQIETEMTDLLKMLREVYRAFQFTDMQVKLSTRPEKYMGSLDAWAHAEDALAQSLKREGIEHKINPGDGAFYGPKIDFEVFDALRRGWQLATIQLDFAMPERFDLSYIAPDGGEKRPVMIHRAILGSIERFMGILIEHCGGAFPLWLAPVQIKVLTVTDVQKDYARRVAEELGAAGWRTELDDRNEKLGYKIREAQLEKIPYAVVTGDREMKQSTIAPRRRGGENLKPTPVKDFMEMLKAEVG